Genomic DNA from Cucurbita pepo subsp. pepo cultivar mu-cu-16 chromosome LG13, ASM280686v2, whole genome shotgun sequence:
AAATTTAACTTAGGTTCGGACTTGTTTCTAATATATGCTAGACCTATTTCTGACGTAATGTTGTCCGTTCTCTGTGTTCTCTGTGCATGTGGCCTCATTTTCTTCTAGATATTTCTCTGTCTTAGATCGATAGATCTTCTCCACCGACAGATTGTTTATGTATTGTTGTATCTCAATTCAAATTTAGTCTTTAGTTAGTcaagaaggaaaatattttgttcttctaaGTTGATCCTGCTAACCCTAAAACAATGAACAAATAGAAACTTTTTTCATCGGGTTAACTCAACTAATCCAAAAATAGGATTTAAGACGACTTTCGTTGATAGTTACtagttcaaaaaaaaaatcgaaaaaactTAATAGTTACTACTCTTAATACCATTAAACTCTTTGATTAGGATGTcgattatgtttttttaatttatttttcattttccaaatttaaGAGCGTAAACATaactttttacaaaattaattaaattaattatgaaattagtttatatttaaagGACACCCGCATAATTTAAATCTATGTCTTTAAAACTAAAGgcactttttttaatttggttgcTTTAAATGTTGCCCTTGAATCATAGTATGTTCATGATTAGATGATCTCACACACAGCCAAATCCTCCAATACTTGATGGGTCCAATGATTAAATATAAGTATAAAGAGAGCACTTGGCTTATTATATGTCACAAccaacattaaattaaaacctaaaagaaactatatattatacacaaaataaagctaaaaactatatattatatttgtaaacCTAAATATATTCATTCCCTCCACTACCTACCTACCTTCTTCCTGCTTTTTGTCTACCTACCATCTaccattatattttatatttcatttctcgACTAACATTCTCTCTCCTaacaaaacaatatatatttatatttattttttcaggtatttaattctttttttttttttttaaataaactaaattagtCCAAGGCATTGTTTGGATTAAATACGAGTTTTGAGTTTGTGTTGACCATGATCTCCGACGCCGACCAGAGACGGGCGGCTTCCGTCAGACTAGCGGCAATTTTCGACGGCGAGGCTTCGTTGCAGTCGGCGAAGTATTTCCCGGTGATGTTACTTAGTCTTGGATTTGCCGCCACATAGCATGTGGTTGCCGCCGCCTGTGGAAGACGAAGAACAACATCAAAACTGTTAAAactcacgactctccacaataatatgatattgtccactttgagcataaactctcatggtttttctttgaacttctccaaaagatctcatgctaatggagatgtattcctttatttataattCCAGGATGGCtatgggactcactcccaacaagactgcgaaagaataaaaagtatTAAGAGGTTTAGGTTGATTACCTGAGGGATTGTCTTCAACAGTTTAGAAGTTATAAAGAACACCAAAtctgcaaaataaataaataaatggttagAAATAactataatattgtccacttgctttaggcttctccaaaaggcctcatactcATGCAAATGTATTCTTTTActtaaactcatgatcattctctaaattagccgactcactcccaaccatcctcaacataaattaaataaattaattttaatcttcgtaataaaagaaaaaattaaataaaattggtaCCTGTAATGAAACCTTCACGATCTCTAGTGAGTCGAGTTCTAACGATTCCCGGATGAACGCAATTCACAGTGACATTAGCtcccattttctaaattaaaataataaaaaattaataattaaccaaattcttgaattataatttttaattttgtataataaattttaaattaaaaccttttttatttatttttagaattactttttcattaagaaaattaataacgaaaagaatcaataataatgattaatgcaaattaaaaaaaatatatgagtCAAAGCTGAGTTGGAAAAAGACGAATTAAACCCTATAATAAAGAAGGAAGAGTGGGGTATTTAAGgaatattataaatgtaaaGAACCTTCAATCTGCGAGCAAGTTCGTGCGTGTGCAGAACGTTCGCAAGCTTAGAGAGCGCGTACGCACGTGTCGCATCGTAATTCCTGCTGGAAATTCACCCACAGTAACTGTTTTAGAATCACCATCtttttttacccaaaaaaaaaaaatactattattatattaaattaaataccatttttattcatttttaataaattttaaaactgaaaaattttatattaactaatttgttatatataaatttgaatttaatatcctaaattttttattttttattttgtgtccATCAATTTgtgaattcataaaaaaacttcaaaatggATGGTTTAAAGAATTTAGTCAATAAACgtagaattttttattttttttttttaaaaaccctttttatattaaattttaaataaattaaaatttgatgtcctaaaatttcaaaattttaattgtgtgtgataaatttgtaaattaataaacaaattaaaagaaaacccttttttatattaaatttaccatttatttCGGCTTATCTGGCCGAGATATTTGATAATGTCGCCGGAGAACCAGCCGTGAATGCTCGAGGACACGTTCACAATCCGCCCCTGAATCCccgtcgccgccgccgtcTCCACCATCTTATTCACCAACAATTTCGTCAATAAAAAATGACCTGAAAACATTTCACAACATTAATTCGCCAtttctaattataattattttaattaattttttttttaattacccAAATAATTAGTGGCGAAGGTCATCTCGATCCCGTCCTCCGAAATCGCGTGCTCGTGAGAGAATTTCCCGGCGTTGTTtctgaaaaattttaaaaaattaaaatcccaATTGACAGAGGAAAACAGAAATCAATGGATTCTTCAGAGATTTACATGAGGAGATTCAGCGGCAGATTCAGCGATTCAAATTGGGCAACGAAGGTTCTAACGGAAGCCAGAGAGCTTAAATCCAGAGCCATGGCGATGATTTCCGAGCCAGAGCATTCAGCTTCGATCCGCGCCTTGGCTTCCTCGGCCGCCTTTAAGTTCCGCGACGGGAGGATTAACCGAGCCCCGCGTTTGGCAAGAACCCGCGCCGTCTCCGCTCCAATCCCCGACGTCGCGcctgaaagaagaagagattaaGTAGAGTTTAACGATGAGAGTAAGAGAGGAGGTTGGAGTTGAGCTTACCGGTGATGATGGCGGTGATGGAAGGGAGGTGGAGGGCGGAGGCGGTGACGTGTTCGGCGGAGGATTTGGAGCCGAAGCCGGAGGGGCCGGGGGAGCCGGCGAGGTACTTGATAGAATGGAGCATATTGGGGGGTAAAAGTGTCAGAAATCGCAGGGCACGCCGCTCTTCATCTGTCAATTTCAGAACGAAGGGGCTTTCGAACCACAGTTTATAACgggggaggagagagaaagggtgGATATaacatatttgtcatttcagaagagagagaaaatttgtaatatttaaaattttctctttaaatatttattagatttttttatcattttttcaatttcttaaattttgtaaatattcaCTAAAATtaccaatattttaaaaaatggttcataaaattggaattttattataaaaaataaaataaaataagtaattaaaattttataaattatactaAAGGAAGCTAAATTCAAGAACTTTATGAACAGCAGAATCAACTTCGGTATTTggaaatagaaatatatttatttggaaaacATAACactaaaattgattttttgtatataaaaagtaaaaatatatatatatatatatattttttttaattttttaaaattgggaTTTATagcttttaattaaatgaggAATTATGAAAGGTGACAGATGGCCACTTCCTTtctggcttttttttttaaattttttaatattggaaATCTGAAGAGCTTTTTTGGGCATATCTAGCTAGAAACGACGACGTTCCAAGTCAAATTGACCTGATAAAGGCTGTTAATTaattgctttatttatttatttatttatttatttatgttcacTTTATAAATGAATCCCAGCTTGATTGAccattaaagaaaaagcaagCAAGGGACATTATAAATAATTCCCATTCTAAAACCATAGATTTAAAGATGTGCAATAGCTTTTCCGTCCACTTTCGATAAAAGATATAAGGATTTGTTTCGTAAAAGTAGATGTTTTAGATTTAATCTCGTCTGAGTGACGTGGATATTAAAAAGAACCCGTTTAATCATATCTAATTCATCTGCTTATACGGTGTACATGGGTTGAGTTCGAAAAAAACATTTGGACCAATCTAAAATTTCAGGTTGGTGACACGAGCatctaagctctcatggctttgtcaTGGGCTTCCCTTaaaatgtctcataccaatagagatagtatttcttggtctactttttcaaattttataaagattattaaataaaatttaaaccaacTTCTATAGTTTAGCATAACACCTAAGTACACAGGgacaaaagaattaaatatattttaagaatagtttgatctaaaatttaaaaaataaaataaaataaaggaataaTTATTGAGAATTATGAGAGGTTGATTGGTGAACGAGGAGTCGGCGATTAATTTAAAGGGTGTAAAAAGTCGTAGAGTGACAAGTCTGGAGACGAGTGCACGTGAGGGTTTGTTTGGAATGGATCGGCTGGAAGGGTCAAATCCACGGCCTCGATTCCGTAAAACTACATAccgagagaagaaaaatgccAGCTGGCTAATCATTAATCGTCAAAAAAGgcatcttttaaattttagttatattcaatatttcccattccaataaaaatttaaaaaataaaaaataaatttcttacTTGGCAAATCCATCCAGTCacattacaaatttttaaaatataaaatgtaataactaatagatatatattctaaattaccAACCAGGTCTCCttcaatcatttataaaaataaaaatgtttatttttttactttaaaatctatatatattttatttcatactaaaaaataaataaatctttttttatttattaaactatttaaatcTTAAGATATTATTGTTTCGTCTGTTAAGTCTACTTGCATTCATTATTGTTCTatgattgaaaaatattgatattgatgAGTCGGACTAAGTTTGATATCATATATATGGAACCTTATTagattctaaaaataaatttaaagtctattttttatattattattttgaactcgtatttatattaaatatattgacctcatattataatattatgtttaaacattatttttaagcaagaaattaaattattttcaaatctttaaaatttacttaTATATGGAACTtacatttaaaacttatttttggtgaaagttttattattatatgatattattgaaataaaataattctaaaaaattataaagaagaGCTAAGGATGAATTATTAATTGCAACATGTCACATGTGGCATGTCACATGGGCATGCGTGTGTCACAATCCTAGTAGCCTTCGTTCTTTATTTCACTTTATTAGGGCTTCCTTgctaaaatccaaaattgtGGAGGTGTTCTTTGCAAATACATAatccttaaaataattttaaaaaaagactaTTTTCGACTCGAGTTTGTcccaataaaatattgattataTTCCTCGATTCCAGTCTTGTCTTTTGAACaatgttgttttgtttatatgaCGGTCTGTCCAACATCCCAACATAGTTACAATGCGAAGGGATCTAGAATCTAGAAGTAGTAGTGTACACGGATTGACCTGAGTTAAGTTCGGACTAACTTGAAATATTGAGTTGGTTGGATTAGTAGTGACTCGAACAACCCAAATAGACTTAACAacataactctctattttttggttgggttattcggttattattatttgttattattaatattttcttttttggaattGGGTGGAGTAGTAGggtctttttttaataataataataataatataatatatatatatatttattattattatttatttattatggtAAACTAAAagttggaattaaaaaaaaaaagaaaaaaattcagcTTTTTGGAGCACTTCCCTCACAAACCCGTGCCCTAATGAGGGGACCCTATTCTCCACTGGGCTATGATATAATTACCTGCTGTTTCATCACGTATTCGTACAACCTTATCCATCTGTATGCCACGTGTCgggttctttttctttttttcgttCGCAAGTTCAGTTATGAACATAACGTTacatttcagtttttttttattattttaatttcaattgaaatacaattagtttaattttagattataaaAAAGAGTTATTACCTCGTGTCACTAGTTAACTCCTCCTCATCGACAACCAACTACATCTCTCGTTAGTGttcaatcaaattataatttactttGTTTAAACTTCGAGCGTATAGTTGAGTCTTTACAAACTCTACAAATTCACATAAAAGGAGCTCGAGAGGACAAACACCCACATAAGACCGAGtcataattcataaaattttaacttttttagaGTTGTTTTCGATGCAAGATTTGAAGAGAAAATAGCTAAAAAAGCGATCGTCAATAAACTTGACTCGTATTTTAGAATCCAGAGGAGCATCAAATTCGAACTGACTCAAAAAATTAGACTTCGAGTCTACGAACAATCGACACATAGTATTCGTCTAGTGTACTGAAACTGCTCGATCCAAAAACAAAcgtatataatttattaacattatttcctataaatttatttgaatatgaaatGATTAGCGACATATCAactttgtaataaaaaaaattatatatatgattaGGAGAGTTGAATAATTAACCAATGATGTGCCTAAAATAAAGTATAGTCtataaattaagattaattaattaaccgCCTTAATTTACAagagaaatatattaatttagtaatgGATTGTGATTTGTCTCTAAGATATGGGTACAGCCCATAGAATCCCAAAGCTACCATCATTAATCCCTCATTATTTGGGtgattaattaactaaatatCTTTCACTAATCTTAATCTAATCTAGGGAGGAGAGTGATTAGTAAGATAcctataaataattaaaaaaaaattataaaataatagtttttccatatatgatttaatatttcatgATACTTAGAAGGTCGGTGTGATGATTATTGTATCATAAgctctattttaatttttttttttaatgttttaaaaaattattttaatcgtgtcatttttttaggctatttaacaaaaaaaaaaaacattatgtAGCTGTAACGTCTCGTATCTATAATTTGAaccaagttttgaaatttgatttcgACATTCGATGGTCCCGACATTCCTTTGCTTCGTGAAAATTATCATCACGAACCAACATGGATTCttttagcatgttttgtcctcatcCATACGACAAAAGACCCACACCCAAGTTTCATAGCTTTGGGTCTACTATTCCGATCATGATTTTTCTACCCCAGAGGGAAAAGTCCTCTTTTTGGGTGGGAATAGTTGAGAACAAAATGGTGAACGGGTGGGAATCTGCGTTCGGACCAAATCCTATTAATGCACTTCTCTCCTTAACCTTGGCTTCGCTTCCCTAAAGgcaaagaaattaattagattttgcTTCCGAAAAAAATTCCGAGAAGGTCACTCATCGTAGAATTACACCAAGTTAAGCAAGCTTAACTATGAAATTTCTATGACGGAGTCGTTGAAAAACAAGATGCAGTTTCCTTTTTAACTGTTGAATCATAAGAACCCCAACATTAAACATGTTTAGCTTAGAGTAATCTTATGTCTGATATCCTTAAAAACATGCTGAAATAACCTATGTTGGT
This window encodes:
- the LOC111808357 gene encoding short-chain dehydrogenase TIC 32, chloroplastic-like, which gives rise to MLHSIKYLAGSPGPSGFGSKSSAEHVTASALHLPSITAIITGATSGIGAETARVLAKRGARLILPSRNLKAAEEAKARIEAECSGSEIIAMALDLSSLASVRTFVAQFESLNLPLNLLINNAGKFSHEHAISEDGIEMTFATNYLGHFLLTKLLVNKMVETAAATGIQGRIVNVSSSIHGWFSGDIIKYLGQISRNKCRNYDATRAYALSKLANVLHTHELARRLKKMGANVTVNCVHPGIVRTRLTRDREGFITDLVFFITSKLLKTIPQAAATTCYVAANPRLSNITGKYFADCNEASPSKIAASLTEAARLWSASEIMVNTNSKLVFNPNNALD